The proteins below come from a single Balaenoptera ricei isolate mBalRic1 chromosome 17, mBalRic1.hap2, whole genome shotgun sequence genomic window:
- the ZNF706 gene encoding zinc finger protein 706, with protein MARGQQKIQSQQKNAKKQAGQKKKQGHDQKAAAKAALIYTCTVCRTQMPDPKTFKQHFESKHPKTPLPPELADVQA; from the exons ATGGCTCGTGGACAGCAGAAGATTCAGTCTCAGCAGAAAAATGCCAAAAAGCAAGCtggacaaaagaagaaacaaggacATGATCAAAAGGCTGCTGCCAAAGCTGCCTTAATATATACCTGCACTGTCTGTAGG acacAAATGCCAGACCCTAAGACCTTCAAGCAGCACTTTGAGAGCAAGCATCCTAAGACTCCACTTCCTCCAGAATTAGCTGATGTTCAGGCATAA